A window from Heteronotia binoei isolate CCM8104 ecotype False Entrance Well chromosome 15, APGP_CSIRO_Hbin_v1, whole genome shotgun sequence encodes these proteins:
- the BORCS6 gene encoding BLOC-1-related complex subunit 6 codes for MEGQHIMAQVHIQTPISSSSSSSSVAGEESRKLPNPVRVAARERMVGGRLLDSHSLDGISQVYGASKAQEGRRATISSALELEGTVSHDGDLTHFVANNLQMKIKMSSRSSLDDTEPTSSSSMSSQLSVRGKTADIPPIDPEVIRDLERLTRDVAQRVDQMLRVLNGSIQNMTALSVGYIQTYRDAVDSLGESVDMSIKGMYTLMARCEELDRSMQPVHTLAKQIREIKRTLEIFEALCK; via the coding sequence ATGGAGGGGCAGCACATAATGGCTCAGGTGCACATCCAGAcgcccatctcctcctcctcttcctcgtcTTCCGTGGCCGGGGAAGAATCTAGGAAGCTGCCCAATCCGGTACGAGTGGCAGCCCGGGAAAGGATGGTGGGAGGCCGTCTGTTGGACAGTCATAGCCTGGATGGGATAAGCCAGGTGTATGGAGCCTCCAAGGCccaggaaggcaggagggccacCATCTCTAGCGCCCTGGAGCTGGAGGGGACGGTGAGCCATGATGGGGACCTGACCCACTTTGTGGCCAACAATCTGCAGATGAAGATCAAGATGAGTTCTCGAAGCAGCCTGGATGACACGGAGCCCACTTCTTCCTCCTCGATGTCATCGCAGCTGTCTGTAAGGGGCAAAACCGCAGACATTCCTCCCATCGACCCGGAGGTGATTCGGGATCTGGAGAGGCTGACCAGGGATGTGGCTCAGAGAGTGGACCAGATGCTGAGAGTCTTGAACGGCTCTATCCAGAACATGACTGCCTTGAGCGTGGGCTACATCCAGACTTACCGGGATGCTGTGGACAGCTTGGGTGAATCCGTGGACATGAGCATCAAAGGGATGTACACCCTGATGGCGAGGTGCGAGGAGCTGGACCGGTCCATGCAACCAGTCCATACTCTTGCGAAACAAATCAGGGAGATCAAGCGGACACTAGAGATCTTTGAGGCACTTTGCAAGTAG